From a region of the Coprococcus comes ATCC 27758 genome:
- a CDS encoding MobA/MobL family protein, translated as MARHSFIQMSKLPNVKGRISYITSHAKQENLYATYRTADNTFWNNLARESQQEFLRSGTTGKGIEARELIIALPEIYTTFDPQQVLEEFTNKFRQQYGVECVSALHHNKRKTNYHIHLIFSERKLLPEPDIKIATRSVFYDETGKRVRTKKEITDENGQVRKGCTVIKKGEVYESHLFTTKDERFKTEAFIAEAKEVYTELINSHISDPEQRLKVFDKNSVYLPTKKIGKNNPKATEIEADNTARQEWNRTADLALVSGIEEAKILEIKQTEIHDKAGQSIRENGWLPNLFRGIVGKAKEFLQAIIREKDMPPKPVLNMDMDEFRTMQTLMLKVQKQAKAIKKIQEVTLPNLRQQLAETTGIFKGKDRKALEKQIQQTETELAEKLDKIPDILKDDGYPDVQAFMKTYRKAEAIVTQYNQDLAEWEQAVKNGRKPAEKQHRPPERQSVRNKLRQLQEEGKQNAQPKQRKKSQDRDR; from the coding sequence TTGGCAAGACATTCGTTCATTCAGATGTCGAAGCTGCCCAATGTCAAGGGAAGAATCTCATATATCACGAGCCACGCCAAACAGGAAAACCTTTATGCCACCTATCGTACCGCCGACAATACCTTTTGGAACAATCTCGCCAGGGAAAGCCAGCAGGAGTTCCTACGAAGCGGAACAACAGGAAAGGGTATTGAAGCAAGGGAGTTAATCATTGCCCTGCCAGAGATTTACACCACCTTTGACCCGCAGCAGGTGCTTGAAGAATTTACGAACAAATTCAGACAGCAGTACGGAGTGGAATGTGTATCGGCTCTGCATCATAACAAACGCAAGACCAATTACCACATCCACCTCATATTCAGTGAAAGGAAACTGCTTCCCGAACCTGACATCAAGATTGCCACCAGAAGCGTATTTTATGACGAAACAGGAAAAAGGGTACGAACCAAGAAAGAAATCACAGACGAGAACGGTCAAGTCCGAAAAGGCTGTACCGTTATCAAAAAGGGGGAAGTTTACGAAAGCCATTTATTCACAACCAAAGACGAGCGTTTCAAAACAGAAGCGTTCATAGCAGAAGCAAAAGAGGTTTACACGGAGCTTATCAATTCCCACATTTCAGATCCCGAACAGCGATTGAAAGTGTTTGATAAGAACAGCGTGTATCTCCCCACAAAAAAGATAGGTAAGAATAATCCCAAGGCTACCGAAATCGAAGCAGATAACACCGCAAGGCAGGAATGGAACAGAACAGCGGATTTGGCTCTTGTATCGGGCATTGAAGAAGCAAAGATACTGGAAATCAAGCAGACCGAAATCCACGACAAAGCCGGTCAGTCCATCCGTGAAAACGGTTGGCTTCCAAACCTGTTCCGAGGTATCGTAGGCAAGGCAAAGGAATTTCTGCAAGCCATCATCCGTGAAAAGGATATGCCACCCAAGCCAGTCCTCAATATGGATATGGACGAGTTCCGCACAATGCAGACCCTTATGCTAAAGGTACAGAAACAGGCGAAAGCAATCAAGAAGATACAGGAGGTCACACTTCCGAATCTGCGACAGCAGCTTGCAGAAACAACGGGTATCTTCAAGGGCAAGGATCGTAAGGCTCTGGAAAAGCAGATACAGCAGACTGAAACCGAACTTGCTGAAAAACTGGATAAAATCCCCGATATTCTAAAAGATGACGGTTATCCTGATGTACAGGCGTTTATGAAAACTTACCGCAAAGCAGAGGCTATTGTGACACAGTATAACCAAGATCTTGCAGAATGGGAGCAGGCAGTCAAGAACGGACGGAAACCTGCCGAGAAACAGCACAGACCGCCCGAAAGACAAAGTGTGCGTAACAAGCTCAGACAGCTTCAGGAAGAGGGCAAACAGAACGCTCAGCCGAAGCAGAGAAAGAAATCCCAAGACAGGGACAGATAA
- a CDS encoding helix-turn-helix domain-containing protein produces MTAIKMGLTIEEAAECTGIGRNTMRKLVDWGKLPVLKVGRKTIIRRDTLERFMTVNQGRNLLNPNDVRKVE; encoded by the coding sequence ATGACAGCAATTAAAATGGGTTTAACTATCGAGGAAGCAGCAGAATGTACAGGTATCGGTAGGAACACAATGCGAAAACTGGTGGACTGGGGCAAACTGCCTGTTCTGAAAGTCGGACGTAAGACCATTATCCGCAGGGATACACTGGAGCGTTTTATGACGGTCAATCAGGGCAGGAATTTACTAAATCCCAATGATGTACGAAAAGTGGAATGA
- a CDS encoding helix-turn-helix domain-containing protein translates to MKKEITFTAKQVGERVKERRTELNLTMPELGKRIGVNKSTIQRYEADGVDPKRTMIINGLAEALLTTPEWLTGLSEDKEYDSRTLCEKDLEEHIKKYIDIVSTVVNGEPHQQLLTTFLGKMIDLYSVLCYHFSDAMAEVDRVAEDEGLKQSLRRYAIESGAITERVYHKEMEAPIEDMKRFLDGILHIYDEGRTAVKMSDLFGIVAEAEARLAEKE, encoded by the coding sequence TTGAAAAAAGAAATTACATTCACCGCAAAACAGGTTGGTGAACGAGTGAAAGAACGTCGAACAGAATTGAATCTTACAATGCCGGAACTCGGCAAGCGTATCGGAGTGAACAAGTCAACGATACAGAGATACGAAGCAGACGGCGTAGACCCAAAGAGAACAATGATTATCAATGGACTTGCAGAAGCACTGCTTACCACTCCTGAATGGCTCACAGGTCTTTCAGAAGATAAGGAATATGACAGCAGAACGCTTTGTGAAAAGGACTTGGAAGAACATATCAAGAAGTACATTGATATAGTGTCTACGGTTGTGAATGGCGAACCGCACCAACAGCTCCTTACCACATTTCTCGGAAAGATGATTGATTTGTATTCCGTTCTCTGCTACCACTTCTCCGACGCTATGGCAGAGGTTGACCGTGTGGCAGAAGATGAAGGACTGAAACAGTCTCTCCGCAGATATGCGATTGAATCGGGAGCGATTACAGAGCGAGTTTACCATAAAGAAATGGAAGCACCGATTGAGGATATGAAACGATTCTTAGACGGAATTTTACATATCTACGATGAAGGACGCACCGCTGTAAAGATGAGTGACCTTTTCGGGATAGTAGCGGAAGCCGAAGCAAGGCTTGCCGAAAAAGAATAA
- a CDS encoding tyrosine-type recombinase/integrase, which produces MAKGSVRKKGKKWYYRFYVEDESGKMVQREFAGTESKSETESLLRKAMEDYEAKKFVAKPENTIVGMLLDMWVEEELKPGNLSNGTVMAYMGTVNRIKKYPIGDRKLKTVTAEHLQAFMDFLTFGGQNPDGTTAKALSKGYLRLFSAVLQGAFRFAVFPKKLISFNPMQYVVWRGKKEEYELFADEDGEVDNAPTIDHHQFLMLEDFLKKKDNPALLPMQIAYYTGLRIGEACALTWQDINLDGQYLTVRRSMRYNGQRHKTEIGATKRKKVRTVDFCDTLADILRKAKTEQHKNRFKYGELYHLNYYKEVKEKGRTYYEVYSLPRTEEVPDGYKEISFVCLRPDGAYESPSTVGVMTRSAKKKLEGFEDFHFHMLRHTFTSNLLSNGAAPKDVQELLGHADVSTTMNIYAHSKREAKRTSARLLDKVVGET; this is translated from the coding sequence ATGGCAAAAGGATCTGTAAGAAAAAAGGGCAAGAAATGGTACTACCGCTTCTATGTAGAAGATGAAAGCGGAAAAATGGTACAGCGTGAATTTGCAGGCACAGAAAGCAAATCTGAAACAGAGAGTCTGCTCCGCAAGGCAATGGAGGACTACGAAGCGAAGAAGTTCGTGGCAAAGCCTGAGAACACCATTGTGGGTATGCTGCTTGATATGTGGGTGGAGGAAGAACTGAAACCCGGCAATCTGAGCAACGGTACAGTAATGGCATATATGGGAACAGTGAACAGGATAAAGAAATATCCTATCGGCGACAGAAAGCTGAAAACGGTCACTGCGGAACATTTACAGGCATTTATGGACTTCCTTACTTTCGGAGGACAAAACCCTGATGGAACGACAGCAAAGGCACTCAGCAAAGGGTATCTGAGGTTATTCTCAGCAGTATTGCAGGGAGCATTCCGATTTGCGGTATTCCCGAAGAAACTGATTTCCTTTAACCCTATGCAGTATGTGGTATGGAGGGGAAAGAAAGAGGAATACGAACTGTTTGCAGACGAGGACGGCGAAGTTGACAATGCACCTACCATTGACCATCATCAGTTTTTAATGTTGGAGGACTTTCTGAAAAAGAAAGACAATCCTGCATTGCTCCCGATGCAGATAGCCTATTACACAGGACTTCGTATCGGAGAAGCGTGTGCTCTGACTTGGCAGGATATCAACCTTGACGGACAGTACCTCACAGTGCGACGCAGTATGCGATACAACGGGCAAAGGCACAAGACAGAGATAGGTGCTACCAAACGCAAGAAAGTCCGCACCGTGGACTTCTGCGACACTCTGGCAGATATTCTCAGAAAGGCAAAGACGGAACAGCACAAGAACCGCTTCAAGTATGGCGAACTCTATCACCTCAATTACTACAAAGAGGTAAAAGAAAAAGGCCGTACTTACTATGAAGTCTACAGCCTGCCAAGAACGGAGGAAGTACCTGACGGATACAAGGAAATATCCTTTGTCTGCCTGAGACCTGACGGAGCATACGAGTCACCGAGTACGGTTGGTGTTATGACAAGGTCGGCAAAAAAGAAACTGGAAGGGTTTGAAGATTTCCATTTTCATATGCTGAGACACACATTCACCAGCAATCTGCTCTCCAACGGTGCAGCACCAAAGGATGTGCAGGAACTGCTCGGACACGCTGACGTAAGTACCACAATGAACATTTACGCTCACTCTAAGAGGGAAGCGAAACGAACTTCCGCAAGACTGCTTGATAAGGTGGTCGGGGAAACCTAA
- a CDS encoding tyrosine-type recombinase/integrase encodes MLHKAKELNPNGIYVFEPNGEIMTTDSFNRRLKKYCKEAGVPYHSSHKIRFYNASTAFDGNNLTTLSYLMGHSETATTLHYLRNVNKRKNDRLAFQNLGISS; translated from the coding sequence ATTCTTCACAAAGCAAAGGAATTAAATCCAAATGGAATATATGTCTTTGAACCCAACGGCGAGATTATGACAACAGACAGCTTTAATCGCCGTTTGAAGAAATATTGCAAAGAAGCCGGTGTTCCTTATCATTCCAGTCATAAAATCCGCTTTTACAATGCTTCAACAGCTTTTGACGGAAATAATCTTACAACCCTTAGTTATTTAATGGGACATAGTGAGACAGCTACAACATTGCATTACTTGCGGAATGTCAATAAGAGGAAGAATGACAGGCTTGCTTTTCAGAATCTTGGTATTTCATCATAA
- a CDS encoding C39 family peptidase, which translates to MKRKLYKAGILAAAGIIVLAVILMLCGSGNAKKSAKKTSSAKTKTETETKTPEEIEAEKVQEVLDSDQYKDQLGELYKKNPETKEIILNREKYSDDLLTWLFDHQEALQWVIDYPEQSARSEEELSAQGLQAVDLKDYRIQNHIPVYFQWSEVWGYASYGSENIGMGGCGPTSLSMVATGLTGNTSFTPKYVADMSVNMGYYVDEVGTDWTLMTAGASELGINSAQLTNWSEDTLKSELSAGHPIICSMGPGDFTNQGHFIVLSGLTEEGKVLINDPNSKINSRKKWDLNTIINQMNAAWSFWV; encoded by the coding sequence ATGAAAAGAAAGCTATATAAAGCAGGCATTCTTGCAGCAGCAGGAATTATCGTGTTGGCTGTGATCCTGATGCTTTGTGGAAGTGGAAATGCAAAGAAATCTGCAAAAAAGACATCCTCTGCCAAGACAAAGACAGAGACAGAAACAAAGACACCAGAAGAGATAGAAGCTGAGAAAGTCCAGGAGGTGCTGGATTCTGACCAGTATAAAGACCAGCTGGGCGAATTATATAAGAAAAACCCGGAGACGAAGGAAATCATTCTGAACAGAGAAAAGTATTCCGATGATCTGCTGACATGGCTGTTTGATCATCAGGAAGCACTGCAGTGGGTGATTGATTATCCGGAACAGTCAGCACGATCAGAGGAAGAACTCAGTGCGCAGGGACTTCAGGCGGTAGATTTGAAAGATTACAGAATCCAGAACCATATTCCGGTATATTTCCAGTGGAGCGAAGTATGGGGATATGCATCTTATGGTTCCGAGAATATCGGAATGGGTGGATGCGGACCGACCAGCCTTTCCATGGTGGCGACAGGACTTACAGGCAATACTTCATTTACACCGAAGTATGTGGCAGATATGAGTGTCAATATGGGATATTATGTAGATGAAGTCGGAACAGACTGGACGCTTATGACTGCAGGAGCTTCAGAACTTGGAATAAATTCTGCACAGCTTACAAACTGGTCAGAAGACACTCTCAAATCCGAGCTTTCGGCAGGACATCCGATCATCTGCAGTATGGGACCGGGTGATTTTACAAACCAGGGACATTTTATCGTCCTTTCCGGGTTGACAGAGGAGGGCAAGGTACTGATCAATGATCCGAACAGTAAGATCAACAGCCGTAAGAAATGGGATCTGAATACAATTATAAATCAGATGAATGCAGCGTGGTCATTCTGGGTATAA
- a CDS encoding ThiF family adenylyltransferase, with protein sequence MLTQFSRTELLLGKEAMDKLKNSRVAVFGIGGVGGYVCEALVRSGIGAFDLIDDDKVCLTNLNRQIIATRKTVGKYKVDVMKERMLEINPDVNVRIHKCFFLPENADEFPFDEYDYVVDAVDTVTAKIELVMKSQAMNVPIISSMGAGNKLDASAFKVADIYKTQMCPLAKVMRRELKKRHVKKLKVVYSEEKPTRPIEDMAISCRNHCICPPGAEHKCTERRDIPGSVAFVPSVVGLIIAGEVVKDLCAK encoded by the coding sequence ATGCTTACACAATTTTCGAGAACAGAACTGCTTCTTGGCAAAGAGGCGATGGATAAACTGAAGAATTCAAGAGTTGCCGTATTTGGAATCGGCGGAGTCGGCGGTTATGTATGTGAGGCACTGGTACGAAGCGGAATCGGGGCATTTGACCTGATCGATGATGACAAGGTATGTCTTACCAACTTAAACCGTCAGATCATTGCAACTAGAAAGACGGTAGGGAAATACAAAGTAGATGTTATGAAGGAGAGAATGCTGGAAATCAATCCGGACGTGAATGTGCGGATCCACAAATGCTTCTTCCTTCCGGAAAATGCAGATGAATTTCCGTTTGATGAGTATGATTATGTAGTTGATGCAGTTGATACGGTGACTGCAAAGATTGAGCTTGTCATGAAATCGCAGGCAATGAATGTGCCGATCATCAGCAGTATGGGAGCCGGAAACAAGCTGGATGCAAGTGCATTTAAAGTGGCTGATATCTATAAGACACAGATGTGTCCGCTTGCAAAAGTTATGCGCCGGGAGTTAAAGAAGCGTCATGTTAAGAAGTTGAAAGTTGTTTATTCAGAAGAGAAACCGACCAGACCAATCGAGGACATGGCAATCAGCTGCAGAAACCATTGTATCTGTCCGCCAGGAGCAGAGCATAAATGTACGGAGAGAAGAGATATTCCGGGAAGTGTGGCATTTGTGCCATCTGTAGTCGGACTGATTATCGCAGGGGAAGTAGTGAAGGATCTCTGTGCAAAATAA
- a CDS encoding 4'-phosphopantetheinyl transferase family protein: MEKVKTFLADISDLLNEKNYQKIYEKVPAFRQEKADRLKHREDQAQSVGAWYLWMKIQERHKIPQDAGQSFNLSHSGKYVLCSAGVSGERVGCDIEYMRKYHERLAEKYFCSSEYERIRNADEAERTEMFYRYWVLKESFLKATRKGLVMGLNTSEIQIPKQGDPFFLRQPEEIREAYYLKEYQTDGARIAVCSTNPNFDENILDMTDIYKREMIVELKD, from the coding sequence ATGGAAAAGGTAAAAACTTTCTTGGCAGATATATCTGATCTGCTTAATGAGAAAAATTATCAAAAAATTTATGAAAAAGTTCCGGCGTTCCGACAGGAAAAAGCAGACCGGCTGAAGCACAGGGAGGATCAGGCTCAAAGCGTGGGTGCATGGTATCTTTGGATGAAGATACAGGAGAGACACAAAATACCGCAAGATGCAGGGCAGTCCTTTAATTTATCACATTCTGGGAAATATGTTCTGTGCAGCGCAGGCGTATCCGGAGAGAGGGTAGGCTGCGACATCGAATACATGCGGAAATATCATGAAAGGCTGGCAGAAAAATATTTTTGTTCTTCTGAATATGAGAGAATCCGGAATGCAGATGAAGCAGAGCGGACGGAAATGTTTTACCGCTACTGGGTTTTAAAAGAAAGCTTTTTAAAAGCGACGCGCAAAGGTCTTGTGATGGGATTGAATACCAGCGAGATCCAGATTCCGAAGCAGGGAGATCCGTTTTTTTTAAGGCAGCCGGAAGAGATCCGGGAAGCTTATTATTTAAAAGAATATCAGACAGATGGAGCAAGGATTGCGGTGTGCTCAACGAATCCGAATTTTGACGAAAATATTTTGGATATGACAGATATTTACAAAAGAGAAATGATTGTGGAACTTAAAGATTGA
- the asnB gene encoding asparagine synthase (glutamine-hydrolyzing): protein MCGFAGYYGAGDFNREEVIDQMGERIAHRGPDSKGSFVDDYVALGFRRLSIIDLEGGSQPIHSADGKHVIIFNGEIYNYQEIRKELIEKHGCQFQTNSDTEVILQGYKTYGEKIASMLRGMFAFVIYDKETHNLFGARDYFGIKPFYYAQMNGSLLFGSEIKSFLAHPHFHKEVNKDALKMYLIFQYTPLLETMFKGVFKLEPGTYFTYDGKELKKTKYFDPTYAKKDRSFDETVKLIGETIQDSVDYHQIADVEVGSFLSGGVDSSYIASTVKPMKTYSVGFEVGGFDETTFSKDLCDILHMSNAKKEISSDEFFDALPEVQYHSDEPHANLSAVPLYYLSQLAAKDVKVVLSGEGADEMFGGYETYIPSKSGDMYRKIVPASIRKKLGDWAKHQPDKRGLNFLKRNATSVEDSYIGQAFIMDNEEADEVLSPAYKSKMRYQDVTKPYFDQVKDQDDLHKKLFLDMHLWLPHDILLKADKMTMAHSLELRVPYLDKKVWELARSIDSKYCVDGMETKKAFRTSALSHIPMDWAKRKKLGFLVPFRVWLREDKYYNKVKEMFQKDFVSEFFNQELLLKWLEDHKNKVGNYHRKIYTVYSFLLWYEQYFVLR from the coding sequence ATGTGTGGATTTGCAGGCTATTATGGCGCCGGCGATTTTAATAGAGAAGAAGTCATCGACCAGATGGGTGAACGCATTGCCCACCGCGGACCTGACAGCAAGGGAAGCTTTGTTGATGACTATGTAGCCCTTGGCTTCCGCCGTCTGAGTATCATCGACCTTGAAGGCGGATCTCAGCCGATTCACAGTGCAGATGGCAAACATGTCATTATTTTCAACGGAGAAATTTACAACTATCAGGAAATCCGTAAAGAACTGATTGAAAAACACGGATGTCAGTTCCAGACAAACTCCGATACAGAAGTTATTCTTCAGGGATACAAAACCTATGGCGAAAAAATTGCTTCTATGCTCCGCGGAATGTTCGCATTTGTAATTTACGATAAAGAAACTCACAACTTATTCGGGGCAAGAGACTACTTCGGAATCAAACCATTCTACTATGCACAGATGAATGGAAGCCTTTTATTTGGTTCTGAGATCAAGTCCTTCCTGGCTCACCCACATTTCCATAAAGAGGTCAACAAAGATGCCCTCAAGATGTACCTGATTTTCCAGTACACCCCACTTCTTGAAACCATGTTCAAAGGTGTATTCAAACTAGAACCGGGAACATACTTCACTTATGATGGAAAAGAACTTAAGAAAACAAAATACTTCGATCCGACTTATGCAAAGAAAGACCGCAGCTTTGACGAGACAGTAAAACTCATCGGTGAGACAATTCAGGATTCTGTTGATTACCATCAGATTGCTGATGTAGAAGTAGGATCTTTCCTTTCAGGTGGTGTTGATTCAAGCTACATCGCATCTACTGTAAAACCGATGAAGACCTATTCCGTAGGATTTGAAGTCGGCGGATTCGATGAGACAACCTTCTCCAAGGATCTGTGCGATATCCTTCATATGAGCAATGCAAAGAAAGAAATCTCTTCTGACGAATTTTTCGATGCTCTGCCGGAGGTTCAGTATCATTCCGATGAACCACATGCCAACCTTTCCGCTGTACCGCTGTACTATCTGTCACAGCTCGCAGCCAAAGATGTAAAAGTAGTCTTAAGTGGAGAAGGCGCAGATGAGATGTTCGGTGGATACGAGACATATATCCCAAGCAAATCCGGTGATATGTACCGCAAGATCGTACCGGCATCTATCCGTAAAAAACTCGGAGACTGGGCAAAACACCAGCCAGACAAGAGAGGACTTAACTTCCTCAAGAGAAATGCAACTTCCGTAGAAGATTCCTACATCGGCCAGGCATTCATCATGGACAACGAAGAAGCAGATGAAGTACTCTCTCCTGCATATAAGAGCAAGATGCGCTACCAGGACGTAACCAAACCGTACTTCGACCAGGTAAAAGATCAGGACGACCTTCATAAAAAGCTCTTCCTCGATATGCATCTGTGGCTGCCACACGACATCCTGCTCAAAGCAGATAAGATGACAATGGCACACTCCCTCGAACTGCGTGTACCATACCTCGACAAAAAAGTCTGGGAACTCGCCCGCAGCATCGACAGCAAATACTGCGTAGATGGCATGGAAACAAAAAAAGCATTCCGTACCTCCGCCCTCTCCCACATCCCAATGGACTGGGCAAAACGTAAAAAACTCGGATTCCTCGTACCATTCAGAGTATGGCTCCGAGAAGATAAATACTACAATAAAGTAAAAGAAATGTTCCAGAAAGACTTCGTATCCGAATTCTTCAATCAGGAATTACTGCTGAAATGGCTGGAAGATCATAAGAATAAAGTCGGAAATTATCATAGAAAGATTTATACCGTATATTCATTCTTACTGTGGTATGAACAGTACTTTGTCCTCAGATAG
- a CDS encoding AEC family transporter: MENLIFSLNATIPIFLMMLLGMLFRKLGWMDEVFAAKMNKFVFLVPLPVLLFEQLATVDFSEVWDIKFILFCFVVTAISITISTLISLLWKDRSVKGEFIQATYRSSAALLGIAFIQNIYGTAGMAPLMIIGSVPLYNIMAVVVLSVFKPGNNSFDKALVKKTLKGIATNPIIIGIVAGFVWSALKLPMPSILHKTVSSIGATATPMGLMSMGATFEMKKATSKMKPTLVAVFMKLVGFCVVFLPMAALLGFRNEEMIAILVMLGSATTVSCFVMARNMGHEGTLSSGVIMMTTLLSAFTLTMWLDVLRSFGLV, translated from the coding sequence ATGGAAAATTTAATTTTCAGTCTGAATGCAACGATTCCGATATTTTTAATGATGTTACTTGGAATGTTATTCAGAAAACTGGGGTGGATGGATGAAGTCTTTGCAGCAAAGATGAACAAGTTTGTATTTTTGGTTCCGCTTCCGGTGTTGCTGTTTGAACAGCTGGCGACTGTGGATTTTTCGGAAGTATGGGATATTAAGTTTATTCTTTTTTGTTTTGTGGTGACGGCGATCAGTATTACGATATCAACTTTGATTTCACTGCTGTGGAAAGACCGGAGCGTTAAAGGCGAATTTATACAGGCGACTTACCGGAGCAGTGCGGCGCTTCTTGGAATTGCTTTTATCCAGAATATTTACGGAACTGCGGGAATGGCACCGCTTATGATCATCGGCAGTGTGCCGCTTTATAATATTATGGCGGTTGTGGTACTTTCAGTGTTTAAACCGGGGAATAATTCTTTTGATAAGGCGCTGGTAAAGAAAACACTGAAGGGGATTGCAACGAATCCGATCATTATTGGAATTGTGGCGGGATTTGTCTGGTCTGCACTTAAGCTTCCGATGCCATCGATTTTACATAAGACGGTATCAAGTATCGGTGCGACAGCGACGCCGATGGGACTGATGTCGATGGGTGCAACCTTTGAGATGAAGAAGGCAACATCGAAGATGAAGCCTACACTTGTTGCTGTGTTTATGAAGCTGGTTGGATTTTGTGTGGTTTTTTTGCCGATGGCGGCACTTCTTGGATTTAGGAATGAAGAGATGATTGCGATTCTGGTGATGCTTGGATCTGCTACGACGGTCAGCTGTTTTGTTATGGCAAGGAATATGGGACATGAGGGGACGCTTAGTTCCGGGGTGATTATGATGACGACGTTGTTGAGTGCGTTTACGCTTACGATGTGGCTGGATGTGTTGAGGTCGTTTGGGTTGGTGTAG